A stretch of Anas acuta chromosome 3, bAnaAcu1.1, whole genome shotgun sequence DNA encodes these proteins:
- the RPS12 gene encoding small ribosomal subunit protein eS12 isoform X2 gives MDVNTALQEVLKTALIHDGLARGIREAAKALDKRQAHLCVLASNCDEPMYVKLVEALCAEHQINLIKVDDNKKLGEWVGLCKIDREGKPRKVVGCSCVVVKDYGKESQAKDVIEEYFKCKK, from the exons ATGGACGTTAACACCGCCCTCCAAGAAGTGCTGAAGACCGCACTTATCCATGATGGCCTAGCTCGTGGGATTCGTGAAGCAGCTAAAGCCTTGGACAA gCGCCAAGCCCATCTTTGTGTCCTGGCTTCAAATTGTGATGAACCCATGTACGTGAAGCTAGTTGAAGCACTCTGCGCAGAACACCAGATCAACCTGATAAAG GTTGATGACAACAAAAAGCTGGGCGAATGGGTAGGACTCTGCAAGATCGACAGAGAAGGAAAGCCTCGCAAAGTGGTGGGCTGCAGCTGTGTGGTGGTTAAA GACTATGGCAAGGAATCTCAGGCCAAAGATGTCATCGAAGAGTACTTCAAgtgcaagaaatga
- the RPS12 gene encoding small ribosomal subunit protein eS12 isoform X1: protein MAEEGITAGGVMDVNTALQEVLKTALIHDGLARGIREAAKALDKRQAHLCVLASNCDEPMYVKLVEALCAEHQINLIKVDDNKKLGEWVGLCKIDREGKPRKVVGCSCVVVKDYGKESQAKDVIEEYFKCKK from the exons ATGGCCGAGGAAGG CATTACTGCTGGAGGTGTAATGGACGTTAACACCGCCCTCCAAGAAGTGCTGAAGACCGCACTTATCCATGATGGCCTAGCTCGTGGGATTCGTGAAGCAGCTAAAGCCTTGGACAA gCGCCAAGCCCATCTTTGTGTCCTGGCTTCAAATTGTGATGAACCCATGTACGTGAAGCTAGTTGAAGCACTCTGCGCAGAACACCAGATCAACCTGATAAAG GTTGATGACAACAAAAAGCTGGGCGAATGGGTAGGACTCTGCAAGATCGACAGAGAAGGAAAGCCTCGCAAAGTGGTGGGCTGCAGCTGTGTGGTGGTTAAA GACTATGGCAAGGAATCTCAGGCCAAAGATGTCATCGAAGAGTACTTCAAgtgcaagaaatga